The Sulfurimonas sp. HSL3-2 genome segment AGAGAGAGCGCCATCGACTCGCCGATAGGAAAAAGCCCCATCTCTAACCCGACGATAAACGCATACAGCCCGATAATCACAAATCCTATACCAATCATCGTCTTTTTAAGGTTTATAAGCGCTTTTTTGATGATTATATATTGAAAGAAAAAGATGACCACAAGGATAGGCATTACATCTTTTACTATTAAAAAAAGGTCATAAGCGATCTTTTTGACATTTTTAAAGATGTCGACTTTTATGATCTCCGTCTGAGCCAGAGCCTGTATCGGTTTATGTATGGTGCTTGGTTCAGCAAACGAGTAAACGGATATGCCGTAGAGCTGGACAAATATCATGGGCGTGAGCGAAGCAAAGGCGATAAGCCCAAAACCGTCTATGACCGGATTTCTTCCTTTTATACTGCTGGCAAGTCCGATGCCAAGAGCCGCGACAAGCGGTACGGTAACGGTCGAGGTCGTGACTCCGCCCGAATCATAAGCGAGCCCGACGATCTCAGGCGGGACGAAGTTTGTCAAGACGACCGTTAGGATGTAACCGGTTATGATGTAGTAGTGGATGGGATGTCCGACGATGATGCGGTAGCTTCCAAGAGCTATGGCAAAGCCGACGGAGAGTGCCACTGTGATTCTCAGCATCTCCGAGTCTATGCGTCCCTGACTTATCAGTGAGGCTTTATTTGCGATGGCGATAAGGGCGGGTTCGGCTACCGTCGTTGAAAAGCCTATCAAAAATGCGAACAGAAGCAGCCAAAAAACGCTCCCTTTTTGCGCAAACTCATGAGCTAAGCTTTCACCGATGGGAAATATCCCGATCTCCAGCCCCTGCATAAAGATGGCAAGCCCAATAGCCACGATGACAAGCCCTATGACAATAGAGGTCACACCGCTCGGCATACTTTGTAGAATGACAAGCTGGAAAAATGATATGACGATTATTATCGGAAGAAGGTCTTTGAACGAGTTTAGTAAAAGTTTAAAAAAAAGTCCTATATTACTCATTCTCGTCTGCGAACATAGATGCTAACTCTAGATAACTGCTGATGTAGTGCGAGAAAAATATCATAAATTTTGAATCATCCGTAGTAAAACCGCCTTTTTTATTTAGAAGCTGCAAGACGCCTATGATCTTTCTGCTAGAACTAAATACAGGACAGGTTGCGATGCTTCTGGTCACATAGCCTGTTTTATGGTCGATCTCTTTTAAAAATCTCACATCATTGTAGGGATCGTTGCTGATAATGGGTTTTTTCTCTTTTAAGGTGTATCCTGCCAGACCTTCATCGGCTTTGATCCTTATTCTGTTGATCCCGTCTGCAAATGTCGTCCAGAGTTCGTTTTTGTTCTCGTCATAGATGTAGATTGAACATCTGTCTGCATCGAGCAGATCTCTTGCCGTTTGTGAGATCAGAACCAATCCGTCGTTTAAAGATGGCTTGCTTAAGAGCTTTTTGCCGAATTCTGTTAATTTTGCATATCTTGAGCTGTTGTCCATAATCTTCTCCGCTACATGTATTAAGAGATATTATATAAAATTTGTTTAACACTTTATTAAGTAAAATTCGTTTCAAAAGAGGAATATATTATGAAACTAACAATTTGGCACAATCCAAAATGCTCGAAGTCGCGTCAGGCATTGGAGATATTAAATGAAAAAAGCGTTGATGCGGATGTCGTGAAGTATCTTGAAAACACTCCTTCAAAAGAGGAGATAAAAGATGTCTTGGCAAAACTGAACATCTCGGCAAGAGAGCTGATGAGGACGAAAGAGGATATCTATAAAGAGCTGGGGCTCAAAGATGAGACGGATGAGGAAAAACTGATCGATGCGATGGTGGAAAATCCGAAGCTTATAGAACGTCCTGTCGTCATAACAGATAAAAAAGCCGTTATCGGACGTCCGCCGGAGAAGATATTAGAGGTGCTCTAATTTTTCGATGATGACTCCGTTGTCTTTTATAAACTTTGAGATCACTT includes the following:
- a CDS encoding DUF1538 domain-containing protein, translating into MSNIGLFFKLLLNSFKDLLPIIIVISFFQLVILQSMPSGVTSIVIGLVIVAIGLAIFMQGLEIGIFPIGESLAHEFAQKGSVFWLLLFAFLIGFSTTVAEPALIAIANKASLISQGRIDSEMLRITVALSVGFAIALGSYRIIVGHPIHYYIITGYILTVVLTNFVPPEIVGLAYDSGGVTTSTVTVPLVAALGIGLASSIKGRNPVIDGFGLIAFASLTPMIFVQLYGISVYSFAEPSTIHKPIQALAQTEIIKVDIFKNVKKIAYDLFLIVKDVMPILVVIFFFQYIIIKKALINLKKTMIGIGFVIIGLYAFIVGLEMGLFPIGESMALSLTQQENHFYIYLFGFMIGFSTTMAEPALLAIAQKVEEISSGQIKERVLRIAVAIGVATGISLGTYRIIYGDPIHYYIMAGYIVVIVLTYFSPRYIVPIAYDSGGVTTSTVTVPLVAALGLGLATNIENRSPLIDGFGLIAFASLFPMITVMLYAIINERTQQKE
- a CDS encoding GAF domain-containing protein; this encodes MDNSSRYAKLTEFGKKLLSKPSLNDGLVLISQTARDLLDADRCSIYIYDENKNELWTTFADGINRIRIKADEGLAGYTLKEKKPIISNDPYNDVRFLKEIDHKTGYVTRSIATCPVFSSSRKIIGVLQLLNKKGGFTTDDSKFMIFFSHYISSYLELASMFADENE
- the arsC gene encoding arsenate reductase (glutaredoxin) (This arsenate reductase requires both glutathione and glutaredoxin to convert arsenate to arsenite, after which the efflux transporter formed by ArsA and ArsB can extrude the arsenite from the cell, providing resistance.); this encodes MMKLTIWHNPKCSKSRQALEILNEKSVDADVVKYLENTPSKEEIKDVLAKLNISARELMRTKEDIYKELGLKDETDEEKLIDAMVENPKLIERPVVITDKKAVIGRPPEKILEVL